A region of the Caballeronia sp. TF1N1 genome:
TGAAGTCGCTGAAGGATCTGCCGCAAGGCGCGAAGGTCGCGGTGCCGAACGATCCGTCGAACGAAAACCGAGCGCTACTTTTGCTGCAAGCGCAGGGCGTGATCAAGCTCAAGGCCGGTGCTGGCGTGAACGGAAACAGCGCGACGCCGCTGGATGTCGCCGAGAACCCGAAGAAGGTCAAGCTACTCGAACTCGACGCCGCGCAACTGCCGCGCACGCTCGCAGACGTCGATGCCGCCGCCATCAATACGAACTTCGCGCTGGCGGCGGGCTTGCAGCCGACCAAGGACGCTATCGCGCTAGAGGACGTGCACAGCCCTTACGCGAACTTGATTGCCGTGCGCGCCAAGGACAAAGACCAGCCGTGGGTGAAGAAGCTGGTCGCGGCGTATCAGTCCGAAGACGTGCGCCAGTTCATGAAGAGCGAGTTCGAAGGCTCGGTTGTCCCTTCGTTCTGATCGAGAACGCACGGTTTGCCAACGGCGTCCCCTGGGACGCCGTTTTGCTGTCCGACGCCTT
Encoded here:
- a CDS encoding MetQ/NlpA family ABC transporter substrate-binding protein, producing MQRRNLLKALTVVAASAAYFISVTAHADDKVIKVGTISGPDAQIWQVVQKVAKREGLNVKVIEFNDYVQPNAALDAGDLDANSFQHQPYLDSQVKQRGYKIVNAGLTYISPLGVYSKKLKSLKDLPQGAKVAVPNDPSNENRALLLLQAQGVIKLKAGAGVNGNSATPLDVAENPKKVKLLELDAAQLPRTLADVDAAAINTNFALAAGLQPTKDAIALEDVHSPYANLIAVRAKDKDQPWVKKLVAAYQSEDVRQFMKSEFEGSVVPSF